The following DNA comes from Pieris napi chromosome 18, ilPieNapi1.2, whole genome shotgun sequence.
AAAAGCACGTCCTTCTTATGACTTATCCTTACATTTTAACACCGTTACTCCGTCTTCATTCTCCACAGCCATTATTTTACCTTTCTACAGTTCTGAATTCTAGAACAGCCTTACCCTCTTGTTTTTTCGCAAAGTGCCAATTAAATGGGTTTGTTTCTCCAATAACCTAGTTCTAAGCTTGTATACCAGTTGTCAGTTGCAAGTAAGTATAACCTAACGTCTTTTTATTTTCGGTATTAGCATCTGTTCGCTATCTGATTCTGAGTGGCAATCATTGTTTCTCAAAgggtttgttgtaaaataatatgctTACGCGTTGATTTGTTGCAATTCATTCTGTGTCTAATTCCTCCATAGCTAAGCCAATACCTAAGGATCTCGTACATTATTAACGCAACCTAAGTTAAGTTCGTTATGTAGCGAAAACAAATTTAGTTGGAAACTAATGGAAAGAGCAAAGCAGATGCAATCGTCGTAAGCGCGAGCGCACTAACACTGTCGAAGTGAATAGCGGGTGGCCGGCGGGGTGGGCGGCACGGCGCAGGGTAACGGAAAATGTCTTTTCTGTATTTGTGCGCCATGGGGTGCACCGGTGACCTCAGTTATATATTTGGCTGTAACTATGTAACCCATGGgcagaatttaataaaactaattttctatacataatatattatcataataaacaaattacagcaaaaaagtttttttacgatttttagttttttctattggcGTTTAACGTGTTAATGTGGCGTTAAATCATATTCACAAACATCACGATAACCGATTGTATTATACTGTTTTTATCTTTCAAGGTTATAACTGGTGGCCAATATGATGTTGATGTCAAAATAGAAGGTCCTAATaagcaaataatttatcaacaaCAAAAGTATTGATTCTCACCAATTTACAGCCCAATATACAGGTTGGTTACAGTTGTTAGTACAGCAAAACTGtacaaaattaatgtaattatgtgatctaatacaaaaaagaaatatattaacataaagAACACATTAAtgtgaatacaaaaaagtaattttcattaacATGTCATTGACTAGAGAGTAAAATCTGAAATGAGCAGCTTTTACAAACTTAAGGATATAGGTTGAGGAATTATTGGTGATTTCTGATAGCAATGTTGGTGGCCTAtaagtgaattaaaaaaataattatgttgttaattttaattctctTCTATTAAATACTGAATTTGAAATGTTTTCAGGTGTATATAAGGTGTGTTTCAGTAATGAGTTTAGTACATTTTCCCATAAACTTGTATATATGGAACTTAATGTTGGCCCTGAATTGCCTCTGCCAGGTGTTGGTGACCATGCTACTGTCCTTACACAGGTATTAAAGTTGACGGCCTTGACTTAACTTtcatattgtataaataagaaattcaACAACTGATACTAATtacaacataatatgtatatactaaaTTGAATGATTAATTAGTCCTCTCACTTCAatgcataaaatttatttatttattcattagatATTTAGTTatggatttttaaatatgatacatttttaaaatctgaACTAATATAATTGTGTCACTCTTTTAGCTTGAGACATCAGCAGAAGAAATCCATTCAgctctaaatagaataattgATCATCAAACCCACCATCGATTAAGGGAAGCTCAGGGTCGTAAAAGAGCAGAGGACTTAAATGAAAGAGTATTTTGGTGGTCCATTGGAGAAACACTTGCAATTTTCTGTGTAACATTTGCACAAGTTATGATCTTGAAAAACTTCTTTAGTGATCGACCAtcactatataaataattattagtttaataggatatttaatatatttcatgtGGTAATTATGTGtacaatagttttatttttaaaaccaatgaacttgatttaaataattttatgttattgtaATATGTCACAAACATACTGCAATGTTATTCATGTTTTGTTATAGAAAGCgcaatttaaattgttttcattaaaattttaaaactatggTTGTTGTGCATTGTTTTGAAAAATCCTTTAACTTTTAGCTGATATAATTGTATACTTTGTGTACTAACCGTAACTGAAATCAaacaacatttatatattatgtttattatttcaattaataaaatacatttgtataaaaacttttgaaTAATCTTAATTGCCTTAACatcaagtttatttttaatacatgcttaataattttattatatttcttatatattatatagtgtaatatatgaaaaatattttattacatgtaCAAAATTGAACTTGATGTCCTCCcaacaaattaaaatgtttaaaacaaaactagtAAGGCAAACACTCCATTTACTAATGCACAAGGATATGCAATTAGAGGTCTTTGTTCTGAATCTCCTGACATGGTAACAAACAATCTGCTTGCTGATAATGCTGACCATATAACAGCTATAGCTGATAATGATAAACCTATTCCTCCCTCTAGAGAAATGAAAATTCCTAGCCCTGCTAAAGCAACCATTGGTAACATACAGTATCCTAGAACACTGGCAACACATAAAATAGTAAACACTCCTTCAGAGCGACTCATAAGGGACAACAAAaagtacattaatattacTGACATCATTGACAATCCATATACATAACCAAAATGTGCCTTATTACCAGCAAGGAATAGACAGACTGCCAGCGCTAAGCAGAATGCAATTGGTCCCGCTATATCTGTATCTCGCAACAGAAAGTTTGCATCATCTGCCTTAGATTGTCCATGAAATGGATTTAGAACAGCCAGTGTTTTTTCAAGGTTTCTGTCTGGATATATTTCCAACTCATCAAGCAGTGGTGGCTCGTCAAATTCTGAAGTTGCTGTAACAGCTTCTCCTGGTATTGGGGCAGGCGAAAATAAGCTTGGGTTgtaatattgattattattaggtGGATTATTCTGGCCCTGATCATAAGAAAAGTTTTGATGTTCTGGAGCAAATGTCTGAAAatctacaaaaatatgttataattttctCAATTAATGATGTTAATTAAGAcgaatcatttattattattatgaaggATGTTTTACCTAGATTCTGAGATGCATCGCCAAAAGAATTTGAATTATTGAAAGAATAATTTTGACTATTTTCAGGAGGTTGCCAAGAATAGTCGTTTGTATTTTGAAAGCCAGACATTGTGATTTCCTTGGAATATGTACAAGCGTGAATTCTATGTTacgtttacaaataaaatattaaatgaatgaTTAATATGGGAACTTCGATTGCattttttgcaatattttgaattttctcTCAAATCTCAATATCGAACGATACTCATCGTCATTCGTCAAGATTCAAGCGTCTACGTCATCTACAATGGCAATTGACATGAAACATCTCGTCAAAGTTACTAAGTTGGTTGTCACTGTACCAATATTTCCAATAAAGATTAAGtcaaaactattgccataatattaaaaaaaaataaagattaaaaaCGTTGGCTAAGCGGTAACATCGTATACAGCCTAATATATTTgacgaatatattttaaaaaattgttactcGTTTCTAAGAAAAGcgttgataaaataattttcaacattcaccaatctaaataaaaatatgattataatcatacataattagttaagatttATTCATATGgacagcagtgttggtctaggtGGCTtgagcgtgtgactctcatccttgaggtcatAGGTCGACCCCGGcttgcaccaatagactttctacATGCGCATCTAAGacttgctcgtacggtgaaagaaaacatacaAAACTCGACATGTGCCGGACAGatggctaatcacctactagtctatgaaatataaattagcaAAGAAACTGATGCAAGCCAAGACTGATATAGGGTTGTAacttgtagcgccactggcatatttttttcagtcgagtttttcaatcaataattaattgtgaatagattcttttagtatttaagaaacataaaaatatatcaaaagaaaagTTGATTGCtacttgaaatttaaaacattttttttctgaagtGAAGGCCCCGGTCTGTAGTCTGTTTCCTCTAAATCCGACCCTGGCCACTGGATTCAttcatattatttctattttctattaaattacgGCCTCATAAAACTTAGTCTTCAAGTAACTAAtccctattatatatttgtaaatagaatatttttttttctgagtATGAACTAGCTTGGTATATAAACATTTCACATTTTAAAGTATGAAACAAGAAATAGAGGACACGGGATTAaggaattaaaatacataatcaaTACTCTATAAAAGGTAATCAAAACATAACTTTACTcgtaactaaaaaatgtaacaaaaaatgttaaatgcaagATATACCCTAAGAAATAGTTGAAACCGTATGAAAGtgatataaaacaataatggaAAGTTAACTTAGTCTAACTTTTATACGGCTAACACATTTCATTGAAAATATCTCTTCGATACAGATgcccatattttttatagatacataatcgttacttttttattttattaatgggcgaatattttactttaaaaaaaaatacgtgcTGTTGACaaactttttgtttgtttagatGGTTGATGTAATCACACGAAATGTTTTGGTAGGAagataacataattaaaaaaaaaaaaattttttggcCAGTGATCATATGAGATAGGAGAGATGAATTTTAGCTCTTTCGATGTGACTGCTATTTATGCCTTTTTATAACACTTTTtacagaaaaaactaaaaaaaaaaacatcttcgGAAGGGCTCCATTGTGTGTACCATTTGAGGTGTCAGGTACGCTTTTCCTCTTCCCCCTTCAAATACCCCTAATCCCGTTTCTATTGGAGAGTTGAGCCTGTTTCTGTTATTATAATCGATAGGGCCGTATTAAGAATTGCGCATTCTTCCAAACAGTGCTTAACAAATTCCCTGAAAAAAATCCAtagattaaacaaaataataatatggtaTAAGTCCaggtataatttaaatatgtatgtgtgttTGTTATAATGGTATTATTTTAAGCGAAGCTCTAcaaatttaacttaacttcTGCTTTTCtgtcaaaatcaaaattgatGAATTGAactgaaaacaatatttaagagCCTCGAAGCCattttttattggtttaagttttataaatatttcttaaaactattaatatttcataaaagagaaaaataatgttgataaatacttacttattataattatattcagCCTCATTAAAGTTaagaacatttaaataaatatcttttctTCTTTCGTATATCCtagaacaatttattatatattcgtttattattaataataataatatctcatTAAGAGTCTCAAGTCCTTGGACTTGGATCAAACTGTTGAGTCGTGCGTTTGAAGGCTTTGCAGAAGGATGTAGTAATGTGTAGTCAGTAGTGTAGAAGTATAGAAGGAAACACGAAAGCAATATGTCTAAAATAGAATATTGTGTCagagaaggctgatcactgTAAAGTATTTTGATACTAAAGAAAGAAGACAATTCTTcgaaaacatgttttttttttatttatttataattatatattttatattatatatttatgcgTATAAAAcgctttaaattttaaattggcCAATCTGCTATATTATGCTgcatgaattattattttaaatcaaaaatcattttaataaatatacacgTGTGGTAACGTAAAATCAACAACTTATAAACGTAAGCATACCTACCCTGCTAATTGAAGACGGCAAAAACGTATAAGTTCTGCAAATTTTTTGGCTTGACAATTTACATCCTTTTTATCGAGTTTTTCTGGATTTAACAGCCTTTGTCTTGTATCTTGGCTATAAAACGATAAAGATAGATttacaaaagatttattttctaatacatCCAAGTGAATGAAAAAGGAAGTGGAAAAAGATGTGCAGATGATCTGCCGAAGAGTAGGAGCAGGCTAGCCCGGTATAGAAAATAATGGGTAAAACTATGTCAGTAGACAACCTGACCTTATGGTCAGTTTTATAACTGGTcgataaagaaaaacaaatacaattgttttttaaattattctcatactattaatatttacttttaaatagtctttatttatttatatgctaCAAACCAAGGGCAAAAATTCAATAGATACTTATCAATAATGAGTAAACTtaccaaaattttaaaacgtaGCGTAATTTAGCCTTAGTTTGTTCTATGAAATCAATATGAGTGTAAGTTTTCTTTTCTGGCACTTCAGCAccatctaaaataaaatctagatTACCTAGATCAACAGATCCATTTGGATCCAATTTATCTTCAATATTAGAGATTCTTATAAAGTTTCTTATAATTTTCGGTGGTTCATCTGTTTTAGTATTAACACAATCtgttttatctatattttttggtTCATTAGTTTCATCCTTGTCCGAATTTTTAAGttcaaaatttgataaaaagttttcttttcCGGCAAAAACTGAAGAAGTTTATCTTTAGAGTGATGGGCTCGTTCCTGGACCTAAAACATTGTTGAAAATTTACATGTATAagtttaacaaatatataacataacttGGGccaatcattaaaattttgattgtCCATGTTTGATGTCATTTGTTCCAAAAGTTTAATatctcataaaaataaaaaaatagaaaagtaattttgcatAAATAATGCTACTTAATACTTACTGATGTCATAATCTTTCTAGCCTTTGAACGGGTGATTCTGGATGGTGTCGGATGATTTTGGGATGTTTTTTGTGGCGAAGctgaaaaacaaactaaattgaatttattacgTATCGACGACGTATGTTTAAAACGCCGAATTATGTAAATCTACacttactaatattaaaaagagaaaagatATTTTGTAGTTGTAACAAATAAATGCGAAAACGGTTTCAAAATTCTTTCACAATTTTAATGCTACATTACGCCAGAGTAACAGGCTACGATATTTACTGAAATTTAATGTTGAAATATGTTATGTACCGCgcagaataaatataattaaaagccttctttttattacacaaaatccttatatttttaaactaaaaatgtcACTTTTACAAATATACCTTCATCGCTATGCTCATTTATTGCATCGATTTCATTAAACGAGTTATTCAAATCCGGCGTCTCAATATCGAGTAGTAACTTGGCTAATAATTTCTCAGCTGCCTGTACATTTTCGTCATCTTTGAAAACGCcctaaaatataattgcattatattaagtttaaagAATGTAAAGTGATAACTCAATGGCACGTCAATCAATCTTTTGTGTCTCAtatcttctttgccgatgagtagggatgcctacaaattcaaatttaatgacgtggaataagtgatacatgtatcttatggtCCATaatagacatatttttttttatcgtccatttttttaaatctatgacATGCCGGTATCCTTACCatgttaaaaaacaaatgtgaCTCTCGGGACGCACGACCATTGATTGAGAGAATAAACGCCAAAATgcttattttagtaaaaaaatatattttcagtagGAATTTTAGGCTAATTTCAAGATAATGAAGTAAATGACCAAAACCAGGTATTCCTCAGGAATTGACACTTAAAGAGTTTACAGATttcaattgaatttaaattacaattcgTAATTTAAATCCGCGCGCGCGGTCATTTATTATATGCCCAATATTATCTAAGTagtaattacttataaaaaaacattccaAAAGAGCATGTTTAGCCGTGtggataaatttttaaaaaataaccaaaaattaataaacgaaTTACCACAATTGACAGCCAGTCCGcgaattaaatttcaattaactGAAATCGAATCGAAATAAACTTCCTTAGGTGCCCGTTTTATTGCAAAACagtttattatagtatataagTAATCACTACTAAATTAAAGACTATCTTTAcgatgttatattacaaaatgaaGGCCCTGGCCACGTGTTTGAAGacgataaactcaaaaactactctATTGCTGTAAATACTGTAATATAACGGTATAAAGCCAAATCACACGAAATTCACGCGAGTGATGAGGGCAGtgagaaataaatgaaatatatggTGAATATTGTTAGTTACACAAAAGTGTAagagaatataaatattttacctgTAACGCATCAACGAGGTAAACGCCGTAACTATAGATTTTCATAAATGTAGATGGATTTATGTTGTGGTTAATTTTACCTGTAACAACGGTTcaacataaataacaaatttctttagaaaaacgttgaaagtaataaaatattagtgtAAATTTACgttttcatttaacattctaataaaacaaaaaacaacatattatttaactaattgaGGTAAAGATACGATGATCCAAGCTGTTTAGGACCAAGTGAATCCGTGACTCTAACTTTTTATGCAAATAAATGCTGGAAGAAAATCTCACCTCTCAAAGCTCcattatcaaatataatatccCCCAACTTATTTGCCGCATCAACAATATCAGCGTCATTTTTAAATCCCCGTTTAATACACTCACAAGCCTCATACATCGTCCAAGGTGGAGGTATTGTCTGAAAAGCTGCCTCTTGTAGAACCTGATTAAGAGCTTCTTCCAGTATTTGTGTGAATCGCGAAATCCACTCTTCTGACTTGGATACTAGGTTCCCTTTCATCAGTTCACTTGTAACTTCAAACATAACGTTTTTATCAACATCTCCATATTCTGTATCATGAAACGAGGTATTTGATAGTGTGTTGCAGATTGTCCctggatttatttttttctcatcAGTTAAACTACCCACCTCCATTTTCATTTCTGACTCTTCTCTCTGTATTGATTTTGAATCAGATACATTATGCTCTTCTTGTTCTATATATCTTTTGATTTGTGGATCTCTTATCCCTACTTTAGTTTTACTGGAGAAACTCTTTCTTGGATTATTTGGCATTGTGACCGTAATTGTTGAGTTAAATACTTTTCGAGGTGACGTCTCCTTTAATTCCCCATATATCATGAAATATTCAACTTCTTCCATCCGAAATATGGGACTTGTTacgtttatattttgattgatattattttctgttaaCAAAACCTAAGAAAGAACAaagtaaaacagttaaaatatttaaaatcattttcctTCTCGGAACcacaacaaaatttaataaacttacaACTTTGTAGTCCTTTTGGCTGTATTTTCTATAACATGCAACGATATTTTGTGTATGATCATCATGACGATTTTCTTTAtctgaaacaaaatttgtatataagattagatagttaaattttttctataaatattattgtaataatataattatatatatttaagagcACATCTTTGAGTGTAGCAacgtgtttataaataaaaaaattaaaaaaatgtataacgtTTCTGTAACGTATAGATCCCTAAACCCTCGGGAGAAAACAGAATAATGTTAGAATTGCTAAGATAATTAGTCGCAGGTCCTCTTGTTAGAATGCAAAGGTGAACCCAAGTTTTCTTATTAGTGAAAGTGTGGTATAGGCTATAGCTAGGGTTGCCATTCGtgctttataataaagtattgtaCGTTATTTCAAGTTATTGTACTCTATAGTCTATACTATATGAGAACAATAAAGTACacgaaaatactttatttcgCATGtgatttctttattctttattgcaAAAAAAGGTGGTAACCCCAGTTATAGCGCGTAGTGCTGTTAAAGTGAGTCCATGTAGGAAAAGTGTATTAGCATGTACAGTACATTGTACACGATATGCTGTACTCAATTCAACCAGACAAGATCAGACTTTTTTACCGTAAAatcgatataaaaaaaatgaatcgcaaaatatgttgctaagcacAAAAGTCAAAGACGGCTagagtattttcttttttatttattcttaaatttattttttatcaactttgaggaaggtttttatgtAGAGAAAAATTGgattttattccggaaaagcgaacagtGTGTATGGGATATCAAAGTGTTCCTTATGTTGTTATTTAGCTTATAAAAAGGTAGCcatagtaataaaatcatattaaggcgaaacaaagttcgcgggggtaattaataaaatcacttACCAACAATGGCACAGTTTTCCGTTAAGacattagaaataaatatggcTGCTTGTAATGCTCTCCTCATATGTATCTTGTTAACAGATGTTGTTCCCTTTTGAATACGATTCAAAACACATTCCGGGACGACCAAACGACACCTATTGtctgtaattatatataatgatatGAATCTATAAAGCTATTTAATTTGGTCCCTTTTAGGCATGGAAGATATCGCGGCAAGTGGCATAATCAAAAGGGCAGCTGATGTTACACATACATGAGGATATTCTGAGGAGATTTCAAGACGTACTAAATCTTTTCAcgattaatacaaataactttTCTCGTAACGCCCCCATAAATAGAATTTGTGCCCAGTACAAAGATTTATGTTTGTTAATTACTAAAGGAATCTACTtggttttacaataaattattgattgaaaaactcgactgaaattttatttggaaaataatttggaGCCAGGGAGCCTTTGTTGCTCCGAGAACTCCAGACCTTTAAATCCGGCCCTGGACTTACTTtgcaagttttttgttttcaggGATTTTTAACACTCACAAATAATGTGACATTCTATAGGAaaatttgttttcaaaatCGATTCAGTAGATACAGAGGTAATCCCTGTACAGCCTCGCGAActttaaatctttataatataaatatataatgaggtataatttatatatgagcagtgttggccactaggcttcagcgtgcgactctcatacctgaggtcttaggttcgatcctcggttgtgcaccaatggactttctttttatgtgcgcatttaacatttactcgaacggtgaaggaaaacatcgtgaggaaatcgacatgtcttagacccaaaaagtcgacggcgtgtgtcaggcactggaggctgatcacctactttcctattagatttaaaaaatgatcatgaaacaggttcagaaatctgaggccaagacctaaagaggttgtcgcgccactgatttattttttataatttatataatatgtaaatagaaCTAAATCATATaagatactagcagaccggccaagcgttgctgtggctaaggtttttgttatattacatagtagtaaactattcaagggaaacggtaggagatcaccagtcatggggaccaccatgctttttttggtggttatgtcattaaattgtagcttatgtgaaacgttggtactttcaacacagcgccatctgttagaattgtgactatcaaataataaacaaataatttgcaataaaataatattgcaggtataaattgagatataagctatcctatcttgtaagttggatcaaaccgcacacggtgtgcaaatttgattgaaatcggttcagtagtttaggagtccatagcggacaaacaacgtgacacgtaatttatatatatattaagacttTCAAAGTACTACTTAGTTATGTCCTTGTTGTAGCCATATTTTTACTGTCtacacatttaatataatttgtatttattttgtattacattttctatttttccATTAAAGGCACTTCTAGGTTCTAAAACCTAGACGGTATGGCTTTTCTAGTAGGTACAATTATACTAGAAGTACCTAATTTCATGCTGATTATTATATCTATTGTAACATTCACTTGTTAGAGTTTTtagactaatatttttatacctgCATTTCGAATTTcctttataaagtttaatttctttaaaaacacaTCCTCATCAAGCACAAGAAACCAAACTTTGGTTCTTACGTCAATCTTAAACAATGTTTGCAAAgctgtgatattaaaattattagtttcctgaaaaaaaaaatgttcaagtTAAGGTCACACACAaagataaattgaaaaatcctgcaataatgataataatcaattttaaaaggaataattttatactactTTCTGATCAGATTTAACCTCTACTGAATTCTAACCAAAACCAAATTTgactttttgttacaaaagcCCACAGGAGATGATATTATgcaatttcttaaaatatataagaaaaacattaagatTAAAGCCACCCTAATTAAGCACAAGCAACATTATTACCTTATTAACCTAACTTCAGATAATGTTAACAAAAAATtgcaacaataaatataatatttagttaacacttaaacaaatacacaatcaacaaaaattataataatatgtacatataaaatttaaaattgtttaactaCTAAAACTGGTAGAAGCAACAGAGATCTTCAATGAAACCAAATAAAGGCAAGAGATGTATTTCATACCAGCATGTCATGTAAGTCATCTTCAACAACGTCTTTGCTTATTTTCATATCATGATCACCTTCAAGTGATgctgaaaattatatttcaaacatTATGCTCACCAATTAATACTACTTTTAACCTACTTCAAAAAGAAGGTTTAAGTTATGTGATATTGCAATTGGATAATATGAGTATGATAATCTATTTATGCTTCCAATGCACATCAGCTTAATTTCATAAGTGCATGTACATTTATATGTTTGTCCAGAAATTTTCTAGAAACTATGACTTAGTTTCTAGGAAATTtcttgattaatttaatttcttctcGCTTGAGAAGTACTTGAAATATGGGTATAGTATAAGTATCtaataatgaataaagaacgtgtgttttattacataagtgcatttatgtttatatgtttGTCTACAACTTTCCTAGAAAGTCATTAAGAGATAATCCTTCTTAGTTCAGTAGTAATTGAAATATGGGTATAATATAGGTATctaatgataaataaagattataaatttttattcagtGGGCAGGTGTTTAAagacctttttatattatatttaagtgtaAGTGTACTAACCAGTTACATGACCTGAAGTAATATTATTGgaattgttttgaaaattcaTTTGATCATTCATATCACATTGTTTTGGCACTGTAACTTTACTTTCAGTTTGCATTGTAAAGAattcttctttttttgttttagatgATATCGTCACCTCAATGGTAAACTTTTAACTTACGAATGGCAGATTTTTggcaaaatttagttttttatgcAAAACTATGTCTAGGTACTACACAATCTGGCAATTTTTGGTATTTCTATCTCTAACGGTTACTGATTTAGAGTTGTCCGAATCTGTACTTTATGGTAATATCACCCATAGACtcagtgttgccaacttaGTGGATATTCCACTAGATCTGGTGGTTTAGATATACGTTTTAGCGGGCGAATTTTGGTTTTAGTGGCTAGTGGATTTTTCTAGTGGTTTAGTTTGTTTCATTCAGTGGGATGCTACGACATTTAACCACTAGCACGATTGATATCTTTATAGGAAAAGACGAAAACATTTACCTTATTAAGGAATATTTTGTCATTATGTAGGCAACTCTGTAAAATTACGTTGGTTATTCTCGGGAATTTCCCGAAACAAGTTTAtgaatttcttaaattattttgattatggACTTTATTCGTATGACTAATAGGTcaaatttgatttgaattaaTGAGATTTGTATGTGTTCGTTTCGTATGCATGcacaaaaatagaaatacacAACACAGATACTTAGTAGTTTTGGTTATCCTATGCATCGGagtgtttgtttaaaattcaagttt
Coding sequences within:
- the LOC125058687 gene encoding uncharacterized protein LOC125058687 isoform X2, whose product is MQTESKVTVPKQCDMNDQMNFQNNSNNITSGHVTASLEGDHDMKISKDVVEDDLHDMLETNNFNITALQTLFKIDVRTKVWFLVLDEDVFLKKLNFIKEIRNADNRCRLVVPECVLNRIQKGTTSVNKIHMRRALQAAIFISNVLTENCAIVDKENRHDDHTQNIVACYRKYSQKDYKVVLLTENNINQNINVTSPIFRMEEVEYFMIYGELKETSPRKVFNSTITVTMPNNPRKSFSSKTKVGIRDPQIKRYIEQEEHNVSDSKSIQREESEMKMEVGSLTDEKKINPGTICNTLSNTSFHDTEYGDVDKNVMFEVTSELMKGNLVSKSEEWISRFTQILEEALNQVLQEAAFQTIPPPWTMYEACECIKRGFKNDADIVDAANKLGDIIFDNGALRGKINHNINPSTFMKIYSYGVYLVDALQGVFKDDENVQAAEKLLAKLLLDIETPDLNNSFNEIDAINEHSDEASPQKTSQNHPTPSRITRSKARKIMTSVVYLTHAPNVYFIFARQPTSTPRLISACATGDDSSSRPLNKAQISCSVQTVARLHKGDTVNIAQREKNRTLLLKSGYTYIGFVKLSS
- the LOC125058687 gene encoding uncharacterized protein LOC125058687 isoform X4; its protein translation is MQTESKVTVPKQCDMNDQMNFQNNSNNITSGHVTASLEGDHDMKISKDVVEDDLHDMLETNNFNITALQTLFKIDVRTKVWFLVLDEDVFLKKLNFIKEIRNADNRCRLVVPECVLNRIQKGTTSVNKIHMRRALQAAIFISNVLTENCAIVDKENRHDDHTQNIVACYRKYSQKDYKVVLLTENNINQNINVTSPIFRMEEVEYFMIYGELKETSPRKVFNSTITVTMPNNPRKSFSSKTKVGIRDPQIKRYIEQEEHNVSDSKSIQREESEMKMEVGSLTDEKKINPGTICNTLSNTSFHDTEYGDVDKNVMFEVTSELMKGNLVSKSEEWISRFTQILEEALNQVLQEAAFQTIPPPWTMYEACECIKRGFKNDADIVDAANKLGDIIFDNGALRGKINHNINPSTFMKIYSYGVYLVDALQGVFKDDENVQAAEKLLAKLLLDIETPDLNNSFNEIDAINEHSDEASPQKTSQNHPTPSRITRSKARKIMTSQS
- the LOC125058687 gene encoding uncharacterized protein LOC125058687 isoform X3, with product MQTESKVTVPKQCDMNDQMNFQNNSNNITSGHVTASLEGDHDMKISKDVVEDDLHDMLETNNFNITALQTLFKIDVRTKVWFLVLDEDVFLKKLNFIKEIRNADNRCRLVVPECVLNRIQKGTTSVNKIHMRRALQAAIFISNVLTENCAIVDKENRHDDHTQNIVACYRKYSQKDYKVVLLTENNINQNINVTSPIFRMEEVEYFMIYGELKETSPRKVFNSTITVTMPNNPRKSFSSKTKVGIRDPQIKRYIEQEEHNVSDSKSIQREESEMKMEVGSLTDEKKINPGTICNTLSNTSFHDTEYGDVDKNVMFEVTSELMKGNLVSKSEEWISRFTQILEEALNQVLQEAAFQTIPPPWTMYEACECIKRGFKNDADIVDAANKLGDIIFDNGALRGKINHNINPSTFMKIYSYGVYLVDALQGVFKDDENVQAAEKLLAKLLLDIETPDLNNSFNEIDAINEHSDEVCFSASPQKTSQNHPTPSRITRSKARKIMTSQS